Proteins encoded together in one Bactrocera neohumeralis isolate Rockhampton chromosome 4, APGP_CSIRO_Bneo_wtdbg2-racon-allhic-juicebox.fasta_v2, whole genome shotgun sequence window:
- the LOC126756273 gene encoding glycogenin-1 isoform X5, whose amino-acid sequence MSKFAWVTLTTNDTYSLGALVLAHSLRRTGTAHQLAVLVTPAVSAAMRQRLQGVYNVVQEVNVLDSQDAANLALLARPELGVTFTKLHCWRLVQFEKCVFLDADTLVLQNSDELFEREELSAAPDVSWPDCFNSGVFVYRPSLETFAKITQFAIEHGSFDGGDQGLLNLYFGDWAQSDIKKHLPFIYNVAAFASYCYLPAFKQFRDKIKILHFAGKLKPWLIQFNSENRTALTPTEYAHAADLIQLWWNIFCDNVHQQLTDDMCGAIVHYYYHYRPEPPAQQQHDHYYHHYEHEQHHHHQQQQHEHSPSPNYYEFEEIKEFRDPWEDYYENLARERSNSIKASEQHHEQHYETEQHHEQHHEQQQHEQHYEQEEQHHEQHQHEEHHQHEWQQPAAEPTHEWQNREQEQSRQAHSEANYEREQAAAVETAQSQQQQQEYHEQKDKPIEQYQAPASHETHGTHVSPVSHESHEQSTKPSTSKSVEDTATEQRVYEAEIHKESTAQKQRDSSSVTQKSQSTDGTKKKTVSTRSSTDKQAFRSEDVNESENKNKTNEKNEAGLAGALSQLRLGEQRTPEQEAYEQLMRRQCWEAGQIDYTGRDAFDNIWKKITQTLESKPGATPPQEEDKSAHSGILWLISV is encoded by the exons AATTTGCGTGGGTGACGCTAACAACGAATGACACGTACTCGCTGGGCGCTTTGGTGTTGGCGCACTCGCTACGCCGCACCGGCACCGCCCATCAGCTGGCCGTCTTGGTGACGCCTGCCGTGTCGGCGGCCATGCGCCAGCGCCTACAAGGTGTCTACAATGTCGTGCAGGAGGTGAATGTTTTGGACTCACAGGATGCCGCCAATTTGGCACTGCTCGCACGCCCCGAACTCGGTGTCACATTCACAAAACTGCACTGCTGGCGCCTCGTGCAATTCGAGAAGTGCGTCTTCCTCGATGCCGACACACTG GTGCTGCAAAATagcgatgagctgttcgagcgCGAGGAACTGTCGGCCGCACCCGATGTCAGCTGGCCCGATTGCTTCAACTCCGGTGTGTTCGTCTATCGTCCCAGCTTGGAGACGTTCGCCAAAATCACACAGTTCGCCATAGAGCATGGCAGCTTCGATGGCGGCGATCAGGGTTTGCTCAACTTGTACTTCGGCGATTGGGCGCAAAGCGACATTAAGAAGCATTTGCCATTTATCTACAATGTGGCCGCATTCGCTTCGTACTGCTACTTGCCCGCATTCAAACA GTTCAGAGATAAGATTAAGATTTTGCATTTCGCGGGTAAATTGAAGCCATGGCTCATACAGTTCAATTCCGAGAACCGCACAGCACTGACGCCCACAGAGTATGCGCACGCCGCCGACTTGATACAGCTCTGGTGGAACATCTTCTGCGACAATGTGCACCAGCAGTTGACCGATGATATG TGTGGCGCCATTGTTCATTATTACTATCACTATCGACCCGAAccaccagcacaacaacaacacgatcATTACTATCATCATTACGAACATGAGCAACACCATCatcatcaacagcagcaacacgaACATTCACCGTCGCCGAATTATTACGAGTTCGAAGAAATTAAAGAATTCCGTGATCCTTGGGAAGATTACTATGAGAATTTAGCCAGAGAGCGTAGCAATAGCATTAAAGCGAGTGAACAGCACCACGAACAACATTATGAAACCGAACAACACCACGAACAACACCACGAACAGCAACAGCACGAACAACATTATGAGCAAGAAGAACAACATCACGAACAGCATCAGCACGAAGAACATCACCAACACGAATGGCAACAGCCAGCCGCAGAGCCAACACACGAGTGGCAAAACAGAGAGCAAGAACAATCAAGACAAGCGCATAGTGAGGCTAATTATGAGCGAGAACAAGCTGCCGCTGTTGAAACCGCACAatcacagcagcaacaacaagagtaCCATGAACAAAAAGACAAGCCAATAGAACAATATCAGGCACCTGCATCCCATGAAACCCATGGAACGCATGTTAGTCCTGTTAGCCATGAATCCCATGAGCAAAGTACAAAACCTTCAACAAGCAAAAGTGTTGAAGACACTGCCACTGAGCAACGAGTTTATGAAGCCGAAATTCATAAAGAGAGCACTGCCCAAAAACAACGAGACTCCTCATCTGTAACGCAAAAATCACAAAGTACAGATGGGACAAAGAAAAAAACCGTTAGCACTAGGTCTAGTACAGATAAGCAAGCATTCCGTAGTGAAGATGTGAAtgaaagtgaaaacaaaaacaaaactaatgaAAAGAATGAG GCTGGTTTGGCTGGCGCTTTGTCCCAGCTGCGTCTCGGCGAGCAACGCACACCCGAACAGGAGGCCTACGAACAGCTGATGCGTCGTCAATGCTGGGAGGCCGGACAAATCGATTACACGGGCCGAGATGCTTTCGATAATATTTGGAAGAAAATCACGCAAACCTTGGAATCGAAGCCCGGCGCCACGCCGCCACAGGAGGAGGATAAGTCTG cCCATTCCGGTATTTTGTGGTTAATATCTGTATGA